The following coding sequences are from one Triticum dicoccoides isolate Atlit2015 ecotype Zavitan chromosome 4A, WEW_v2.0, whole genome shotgun sequence window:
- the LOC119287242 gene encoding uncharacterized protein LOC119287242: protein MGESRGSIFFFGTYRPPVPLDIFSCPADPPPSSAEDELLLTDDASYNQNGRPVPPAALKEILGFLGKKNPELASDCGATLEDVDTGHVTGMVFVSERDRGLETLHLALRRSTGGKVKVLSLLGDIYGLDDLGVRMEDSGCIAGGYMVDGVTVGHSLVYVSTKEEVKARRTPWTVVYRTDLADGKTERLTPQGQYDLSPAVSPSGKMVAVANFQKSEWNGEIENLKTDIVIMEVHWRGLGGDGRRRVIKDAGWPTWGSDNVIFFHRGFDKTPPTNTADWAVFRYDLAAHKEERVTPVGIDAMTPAAISETRVAVATVRQKSKQVEMEVERVMDQYRHVEIFDTTTPWCSVQITQRMRPLGDHYNPFVLDGGRRIGYHRCRTDKLTPHGEQKSIEKRFDKVQSEEPEVGLYRVTGVFPSISKNGKKLAFVDNEFQAVWLVEADSEAAPRVVYKAKSNKSVFSTSWNQKDELDTLYVCEGPAFSIEKPVQIIRIPNVSTKLDPEDEEQESFPLTDHKYNCAFPSTNPEGTKLVFRSSRDRVHGGKREDKNLFIIDAEKGEHAGVDQLTDGPWTDTHCSWSPREGCDWIVFSSSRGKPGGAPVSDHGLDSGYFSVYLVNAKDMGVVPVPVPVRVIHSAPTIAGHVNHPVFSPDMMSIVFTADLAAVSVDPISMPHFMHSVRPYGDIFSVELLDRENMAKNKDIHKYHRVTHSRYEYSTPTWSPHTDGQQDPNARWKMLERVPYIPPRCPYARGQLGEKEGWHMTGHLIIDKRSC from the exons ATGGGGGAGAGCCGCGGCAGCATCTTCTTCTTCGGGACCTACAGGCCACCTGTGCCCCTGGACATCTTCTCCTGCCCGGCTGATCCGCCGCCGTCATCTGCCGAGGACGAGCTTCTCCTCACCGACGACGCGTCATACAACCAGAACGGCCGGCCCGTCCCGCCGGCGGCGCTCAAGGAGATCCTGGGTTTCCTGGGCAAGAAGAACCCCGAGCTGGCCTCCGACTGCGGCGCCACCCTGGAGGACGTGGACACGGGCCACGTCACCGGCATGGTTTTCGTCTCCGAGAGGGACCGCGGCCTTGAGACGCTGCACCTAGCTCTGCGCCGCTCTACCGGGGGCAAGGTGAAGGTGCTGAGCCTGCTGGGCGACATCTATGGCTTGGACGATTTAGGCGTGCGCATGGAGGACAGCGGCTGCATCGCCGGCGGCTACATGGTGGATGGCGTCACCGTGGGCCACTCACTCGTCTACGTGTCCACcaaggaggaggtaaaagcccggcGCACCCCGTGGACCGTGGTCTACAGGACCGACCTTGCCGACGGCAAGACCGAGCGCCTCACTCCACAGGGCCAGTACGATCTGAGCCCGGCCGTGTCGCCGTCCGGGAAGATGGTGGCGGTGGCCAACTTCCAGAAGAGCGAGTGGAACGGCGAGATCGAGAACCTCAAGACTGACATCGTGATCATGGAGGTGCACTGGCGAGGGCTGGGGGGCGATGGCCGCAGGCGTGTGATCAAGGACGCCGGCTGGCCGACCTGGGGCAGCGACAACGTCATCTTCTTCCACCGAGGGTTCGACAAGACGCCGCCCACCAACACCGCAGACTGGGCCGTGTTCCGATACGACCTCGCGGCTCACAAGGAAGAGCGGGTCACCCCGGTGGGCATCGACGCCATGACTCCGGCGGCCATCAGCGAGACCAGAGTGGCCGTGGCGACCGTCCGACAGAAATCCAAGCAAGTCGAAATGGAGGTGGAGCGCGTGATGGATCAGTACCGGCACGTGGAGATCTTCGACACGACCACCCCTTGGTGCTCTGTGCAGATCAcccagaggatgaggccgttgggagACCACTACAACCCCTTCGTGCTCGATGGCGGCAGACGCATCGGCTACCACCGCTGCAGAACCGACAAGCTCACTCCGCAC ggtgagcAGAAAAGCATCGAGAAGAGGTTCGACAAGGTGCAGTCGGAGGAACCGGAGGTCGGGCTGTATAGGGTGACGGGCGTGTTCCCGTCCATCTCCAAGAACGGCAAGAAGCTGGCCTTCGTGGACAACGAGTTCCAGGCCGTGTGGCTGGTGGAGGCCGACAGCGAAGCCGCCCCGCGCGTTGTCTACAAGGCCAAGTCCAACAAGAGCGTCTTCTCCACGTCGTGGAACCAGAAGGACGAGCTGGACACGCTCTACGTCTGCGAAGGCCCAGCTTTCAGCATCGAGAAGCCGGTGCAGATCATCAGGATCCCCAACGTGTCCACCAAGCTGGACCCCGAGGACGAGGAGCAGGAGTCGTTCCCCCTCACCGACCACAAGTACAACTGCGCCTTCCCGTCCACCAACCCGGAGGGGACCAAGCTCGTGTTCCGCTCCAGCAGGGACAGGGTCCATGGAGGGAAGAGGGAGGACAAGAACCTCTTCATCATAGACGCCGAGAAGGGGGAGCACGCCGGCGTGGACCAGCTCACCGATGGGCCATGGACAGACACCCACTGCAGCTGGTCACCCAGGGAAGGCTGCGACTGGATCGTCTTCTCCTCGAGCCGCGGTAAGCCGGGCGGCGCGCCCGTTTCGGACCACGGCTTGGACTCGGGCTACTTCTCTGTCTACCTGGTGAACGCCAAGGACATGGGCGTGGTGCCGGTGCCGGTGCCGGTGCGGGTGATCCACAGCGCGCCCACCATCGCAGGACACGTGAACCACCCCGTGTTCAGCCCGGACATGATGAGCATCGTCTTCACCGCCGACCTCGCCGCCGTCTCCGTCGACCCCATCTCCATGCCGCACTTCATGCACTCGGTCAGGCCCTACGGCGAcatcttctccgtggagctcctcgACAGGGAGAACATGGCCAAGAACAAGGACATCCACAAGTACCACCGGGTCACGCACAGCCGCTACGAGTACTCCACGCCTACGTGGTCGCCCCACACCGACGGCCAGCAAGACCCCAACGCCAGGTGGAAGATGCTGGAGAGAGTCCCGTACATCCCGCCACGGTGCCCGTACGCGCGCGGCCAACTTGGCGAGAAGGAGGGCTGGCACATGACCGGCCACCTCATCATAGACAAGAGGTCCTGCTGA